The nucleotide sequence GGGGGGCATGGCAATAAATGCAACGGTCTTGTGTTTCAACAAGATAACCTTCTTGAAAAATTTGATTGCTCCAAGATTGTGAATGTCTTGATCTTTTCCATTCGTTATATTGTAATTTATGGCATTTTATGCACGTTTCATTTTGAAGTTGAGCTCCAGATTTTTCAAAAGCTTCAAAGGGAGCTTGGCCAAGACTTGCATCTAACCTGAAAGGCATAAGAATTATTAAGATGATCGAAAACGTAATGATTCTATTTTGCATTAAACGTAACAAATGAAGTTTTTAAATCTGCACACATTTTTCCACCACCATAAATGGAAACTGAATCGAAGTGAGTAATTTTATTTTTATCATTATAATAGAATTTAAGATATTGCATTTCACTTCCATCTGCCTCAGTTGATGTAGATTCATTTAAAGGTTTCCAAATTAAGATTTCTTTTGCAAAACCATTTGAATTAACTTTAATAGCATTATATGTAGTAAATTCATATGGGCCTCTTTCTTCACCATAATTTTTTGTAAATCTAATTAAAAGATTTGGAAGTGTAGGGTTGTTTTTTGAGAAATTAACTTTCCAGTTCGAAACTGCTACGGAACCAAATTCATCAATTTTTGTATCACTTGCTAGAGAATTGTTGACTTCGAAAAACGATTTTTTATTAAAGTCTATATAATCGATGATATCATAATTTTCTTTTTCGGTAATGAGAAGGTTTCCATTACTTGAAAAATCTGGAAGATACTGAGGAGATGCATTGTTTGTTGATTTGTACCAACTTTTAGTTTGATTTAAAACTGAAATTTCTCTCCATAATTGTGAAACTATAGAAATTTTATTCAAATCAAATTTTGTATGAAATAAATGTTTATACTTTTTTCCATTTTGAAGAATTTCTTCAAAATCTGGAAGGACTGACTTACAGGCCAATGTCTGAGAAGGAACACTATGATTTTGAGAAGTTCTACTTAAATCGTTACGTCCATAATAATGTTCATAGAGAAAAGCGTTCCCATCTGGTTTAGAGGCAAAATATTTTGCGATTTTTAGTCTTTCTTTGGCCCATAATAATAAGTTATTTTTTTTATTTAATTCGACGATATTATTATAAGGTACTTTAGAGATAACATCCAAAGTAATATCTGAAATACATGTATCTTTATATAACTTACCTTTGTAAACACTTAAGATTTTAAGAGTGATATTTGATAGTCCTTTATTTGTAGGATAGTTAAAGAACAAATTTTGAACACCAAAGATATGATTTAATGTTCGCTTCTCTCTAAGAGTTATATGTCCGAGATTGTCAAAAAAAGTAACCTCAATTTCTTTTGGAGAAGAGTTTGCCTCAAAAAGTTTTTTACTTTTTTGATAACCATTTGCAAGACCTATTTTGATTTTTTCAACTTGATTGAGTTTTGACACATTAAAGGATAAAGATTCACCAATACCATAACCTGCTTCACCTTCCACCCAAGCTGTTTTAGGGTTATCGTCGAATGCATAATTAGGATGATAGTTTTCGTTGTATTTGTTCCAATTGCTTTTCAAATAACTCGATGAATTTGCACTTTCTATATAGAGTCGATTATATTTTTCTACAGAATAAAGAGTCGAAGTTGTGAAGATTTGAATTAACAAAATGATTAAATATTTCACAAAAATCCCTTTGCAAGCTTTGCATCTAAAATTTAATGATAAACTTTACGGTGCACAACATTTGTGAATTCTATAAGTTTAGGATACTTTCTAATAACTTCCTGTAGATGTGGATTGATTTCATGGTTTAAATTAACAAAAAAAGAATAGGCAATAATATCAACAGTTCTCAATTTATCATCAATAAAAAATGGAGATCCCTCTAATAGTTCATTTAGACAACGAAGATCTTCTTCTAAAAAAAATAATACTTCTTCCTTTGAATGTCTTCCCGTTCCTTGTGCCCAAAGATTTTTGAGTACAGATTTTCTCACTAAATTTGGAACAAACAATTTAATTGGAGCTGGTAGGAACCCAAAAAATTCTTCTTTAATTCCTTCCCAACCTCGGTCATCAAGCCATCTGAAATAGAGCATGCACCAGTATAAATGATCTTCTAACACACGTGTTATAGCAGTTGACTTTGCAATTTGTTTTTCTGTTAGAGATTCATCTAGGTTAATTCCTAATGTTTCTTTCAAGTATTTTATGATGAGTTCACTATCAGCAATCACTTTATCATTATGTTTGATAAAAGGAAGTTTACCTTTTGGAGCAATTTTTCCAGGATTACCTTTACAAATTTCATCATTGTATTCAGTATTTGTTGCCTTTAAATATGTTTCTACTTTTAAACAAAATGGTGAGAAGTTTTTTATACTTGCATCTTTACGCATCCCAAATTTGACAAGATTGATCACATGCCCATCCTTTTTTAGAATTTATTTTTTTCTTGAGTCAAAATACTAACATATGTAGATATTTTGTCGAATTAACTTTTGATTATTTTTTTCATGGCCCTAAAGCTTAAGCTGATTGCTTGCTAAATCTATAAAACTTCTCACTCTTTTTGGAATATTTTTATGAGAAGGGTAGAGACATTGAACAGTTGTTTTTGCACTTCGCCATTCAGGTAAAATCCTCTCTAATGTACCTTTTTTGAAGTGTTTTTCTGCAAAAAAATCAGGCAACATCACAATTCCGACATTTTTTAGTGCCAAGGCCAAAAGCAACTGGAAATTATCACATACTATCGACGGAGTGTAGTCCAAATTTTTAAATTCTTTTTGCCTTTTCCAATCCTTAAAAGGAATAAAATGAAAATTTATAAGATCACTAATATCCTTTGGCCTTCCGTACATTCTGATATGGCCTGGAGTTGCGGCCAGTACTATTTCAACTTCTCGCATTTTTTTTTGAATAAGATTTGAATCCGCTAGTTTCCCTATTCTAAAGGCAACATCAATATCCTCTTTAATAATATCGACGAACTCATTGGTGATGAGTGTTTCAACTTTAACTTTCGGATTTATAGTTGAGTATTCATGGAGAATATCTGCTAGAAATGTTTGGGCCAAATCCTCAGGTGCTGTTAGCCTAATAACTCCTGACATATGATCAACTTGCTCTGAAAGAGCATTAATTTCAGCTTCAAGTTCTTCAATGATTCGGACCATTTTACGAAAAAATTCTTCTCCCGCTTTTGTAAGCATAGTTTGCCTAGTGGTCCGATGAACTAACTGTACAGAGAGTTCTTTTTCAAGCTTTGCAATTGATCTGCTTATTCTCGATTTCGGCCGTCCAAGCACTTTGGCAGTTTTTGTGAAACTCTTAAGTTCGGCCAGCTTTACAAATGTTTTAATTAGATTCAAATCCATAATTGTTCCATATATGAAACAGTGTATCTCAATCATGTCCTCTATTGCAACGAAAAGGTTTTAGGCATAATAGTAACAAATAGCTCATTTTATAGGAGGAACTATTATGAAAAAATTTGTTTTAATTGCTTTCTTACTTATTTCGTCAACTACTTTTGCAGAAGTAGACATCGCTAAAAGTAGCTTCACTTGGACGGGAACCAAAGTAACAGGAAAACATTCTGGTCATTTATCTCTTTCAAAAGCAAATCTAGAAATTGATAAGAATCAAAGAATTGTAAATGGAGAGTTCATTATTGATCTTAATACTCTAACTGTGACAGACTTAGAAGGTGAGTGGGCCGACAAATTTATTAATCATATGAAAAGTTCTGATTTTTTTGATATTGCTAAATTTCCAACAGCTAAGTTAGTTATTAAAGAAGATGATGGAAAACAAATTCAAGGTAATCTTACAATTCGTGGAAAATCAAATCCAGTGATAATTAAATATGATAAAAAGAATAAGACATATATTGGAACTTTAAAATTTGATAGAACAAAATTTGATATGAAATATGGTTCAGGTAGTTTCTTTAAAGGATTAGGAGACAAAATGATACATGACGAAGTGAACTTGGACTTTCAAGTCGTATTAAAATAGTTTTCAAAAATCCAAACAGGCGCAATATAATGATAGTTATAATGCGCCTTTAAAATAAAATATCTTATAAAACAATACTATTTTTACAAATGATGTTGTTAGCTTTTTGATTCTTGCGTGTGTGGAAAAAATTCTTGGATTTCTCCTATCTCATGTCCAACTTCAATTGGGACTCCAAGCTCAGAAATACTA is from Halobacteriovoraceae bacterium and encodes:
- a CDS encoding glutathione S-transferase N-terminal domain-containing protein gives rise to the protein MINLVKFGMRKDASIKNFSPFCLKVETYLKATNTEYNDEICKGNPGKIAPKGKLPFIKHNDKVIADSELIIKYLKETLGINLDESLTEKQIAKSTAITRVLEDHLYWCMLYFRWLDDRGWEGIKEEFFGFLPAPIKLFVPNLVRKSVLKNLWAQGTGRHSKEEVLFFLEEDLRCLNELLEGSPFFIDDKLRTVDIIAYSFFVNLNHEINPHLQEVIRKYPKLIEFTNVVHRKVYH
- a CDS encoding LysR family transcriptional regulator; this translates as MDLNLIKTFVKLAELKSFTKTAKVLGRPKSRISRSIAKLEKELSVQLVHRTTRQTMLTKAGEEFFRKMVRIIEELEAEINALSEQVDHMSGVIRLTAPEDLAQTFLADILHEYSTINPKVKVETLITNEFVDIIKEDIDVAFRIGKLADSNLIQKKMREVEIVLAATPGHIRMYGRPKDISDLINFHFIPFKDWKRQKEFKNLDYTPSIVCDNFQLLLALALKNVGIVMLPDFFAEKHFKKGTLERILPEWRSAKTTVQCLYPSHKNIPKRVRSFIDLASNQLKL
- a CDS encoding YceI family protein codes for the protein MKKFVLIAFLLISSTTFAEVDIAKSSFTWTGTKVTGKHSGHLSLSKANLEIDKNQRIVNGEFIIDLNTLTVTDLEGEWADKFINHMKSSDFFDIAKFPTAKLVIKEDDGKQIQGNLTIRGKSNPVIIKYDKKNKTYIGTLKFDRTKFDMKYGSGSFFKGLGDKMIHDEVNLDFQVVLK